GTTGAAGAGCTATTATTTGAAGGAGGAAGGTTTAGTGACATCGACTATTAAAGTAGGCATTGTAGGATATGGAAATTTAGGGCGCGGTGTAGAGAAAGCAATCAAACAAAATCCTGACATCGAATTGCGCGCCATTTTCTCAAGAAGAAACCCAGACGATGTAGCGGCTGCAAATGGCGTCGTACATATTTCTGAAATTGAGAAGTACAAGGGCGATATCGACGTTTTGATCCTTTGTGGAGGATCTGCAACCGACCTTCCTCAGCAAGGACCGGAATTCGCGGCTATGTTCAATACGGTGGACAGCTTCGATACCCATGCGAAAATTCCGGAGTATTTCGAACAAGTTAATGATGCAGCGACCAAAGGTGGCAATGTTAGCTTGATCTCCACAGGCTGGGATCCAGGCTTGTTCTCTCTTAATCGTCTGCTTGCACAATCCGTACTGCCTGAAGGCAAGGAATATACTTTCTGGGGCAAAGGGGTTAGCCAAGGGCATTCCGATGCGATCCGCCGTGTAGCCGGCGTCAAGAACGGTGTTCAATATACAATTCCCGTGGAAGCCGCAGTTGAGCGTGTACGTAAGGGCGAGAATCCGGAATTGTCGACGCGCGAGAAGCATCTGCGTGAGTGCTTCGTCGTTGCTGAAGAAGGGGCTGATTTGGCTAAGATCGAGAGCGAAATCAAGGAAATGCCGAACTACTTCGCGGATTATGATACAATCGTTCACTTTATTAGTGAAGAAGAGCTGAAGAAGGATCATTCGGCAATGCCTCATGGTGGAATGGTACTCAGAAGCGGCAAGACTGGGGAGAACAACACGCAAATTTATGAATTTGCGCTTAAATTGGACAGCAATCCGGAATTTACAGCCAGTGTGCTGGTAGCTTATGCGCGTGCGGTATACAAATTGTCCCAAGCTGGTCAGTCCGGAGCTAGAACGGTATTCGATATTCCGTTTGGACTGATGTCTCCGAAATCGCCAGAACAGCTTCGTAAGGAAATTCTGTAATAGCGGGATACAAACTTTGTAGAGCATGTAAGAAAAGCCTAGGGCCGTCGGCCTTAGGCTTTTCTCTTACATGCAGGCCCGGCATAGGCTCATTTTATATGGTGAGTGCCGAATCGTGACAGGGACCTGCATATTTCTCCCAGCCGGTGTAACCGACCGATGCATGCTGGCTTGCATGTGCAGTGATGGAGATTTGGGCTAGCCGCCTCAGCCATCCGATTAAAACGAAAAATGAGTGGAGCAGCTTTTTCAATTGAAACTCTTGCAATTGTCACGTATAATCCATAATGAAAATGATAATCATTATCAATTTGATCGTAAGCAGTCGGAGGCCAGGGTTCAAGTGCATGAGCAATGGCTTGTTCAGGGGAACTAGGTCAGCGGGGAGGCGTGTGAGGTTACAATGGAAAAGTCCGATTTCCACGAGAACTTTGATTTATTCTTTGATTCCATTCATGCGGGGCTGCCGGAGATACGGAAGGATTTTGCCGGGCAATTGCCGGAGCAGCCGGAGTTTGGCCATAAATCGATAAGACGTTGGTCGCAAAGGAGTGATATGGAAATCGTCGTATCCGAGTTCACCTTGAACAAGGATTATGCTTTTTCGCTTCAACCCCGTGCGGCGATGGTGGAAGTAAACTGCTGCTTGCTGGGGAAGCGGGAAATTAGCTTGCCGGACAGCAGTCATCAAGCGACGGCGGGGAGCTTTGCGCTGCAATTTGGGAAGCCTGGCGCCGCTCAGTTTGAATTTGCCGGAGGAGAGCCGTTCCGAATGCTGTCCATCGGGATTCCCGTCAAGACGTTTAACGGCTTCATGGAACAGGCATGGGATACAGGAGCTATGGTTGATTTTGAGCGGATCATTGGCAGTCGGCACTTGCGGGTCTTTCAAGAGAAGATCGGGCCTGCTGTTTCATTTCTGTTGAAGCGCTTCGCGTCTGCCGTCGGCAAGCCCGGAGCCTGCAACCTGGAACTGGAGTGTCATGCGCTGGAGATATTTATGCTGGCTTGCCGCATGTGCTTGAAGGAGGAAGATGAGTCTTCCCGAGCAGTGGCGTTATCGCGGGATGAGATGGATAAGCTTCGAGAGGCCCGGCTCATTATGAAGGAGCGCTTAGTCGATCCGCCAACGCTGATTGAATTGTCGCGACTGATCGGCCTTAACGATTATAAGCTGAAGGCAGGTTTTAAGGAATTATATGGTACAACCGTTTTTGGATATCTAAAAGACGAGCGATTAAGACAGGCGATGCTCATGTTGCAGACGGGCCGGGTCAATGTAGGTGAAGCGGCATGCGCGGTCGGCTACCTTAACCCGAGTTATTTCGCGGAAGCTTTCCGAAGTAAATATGGAGTTAATCCCGGTTTGTTTATTAAGGAGGTAAAGACAGAGTCTGGCCGCTATCCATCTTTGCTCTAATTCCCGCTAACCGCCGGACGTATTCCGCCTAGTGGTAGAGACTCGTCGATGTGGCATGCTAAAATGCATCCATAGATAATGAGAATCATTATCACAAAAATGGATGCTCTTATATAGAAGCTGATGAAAGAGCATGCGACACGGAGGGGTTCAAACGGATGAAGAGAATAAAGAGCAAGGCAGTCCTGTTATTGTTGGCTGCGTCGATAGGAATAGCTGGCTGCGGCGTGCAAAATGCAGAAGGAACGGGAGAAACCGTAACGAAGGCAAGCGGGGGGAATCAACCAACGGCGCAAACGAAAGCAGCGGCTTCAGAAGAGGACTATCCGCGGACAATCAAGCATTTAAGCGGCACGACAGTCATTGAAGCAAAGCCGGAAAAAATTGCAACGCCTTACATCGCATTCGTGGATTATCTGGCCGTTCTGGATGAATATCCGGTCTCGGCCCAAGGCGTCGAGACAATTATAAGCAATTTTCCAAGCTTGAGTAAACGTCTGGCCGGCAAATCGATTACTGATCTAGGAATGGAAGCGGATATTGAGAGGCTGCTCGCTTCAAGTCCCGATCTTATTCTTGCAGCGGATGACATGGCGGAGCAATATGAACAATTGAGTAAAATCGCTCCGACGGTCGTGCTGCCGCAAGCGGGGGATTGGCGTGAGACACTGCAGGAAATCGCCCGAATTATAGGCAAGGAACAGAAAGCAACCGAGGTGCTGGCGGAGTTTGACCGCAAGTCTGCAGAGTACAAAGAAAAATTAGCTTTCCGCCATAATGAAACGGTTATGTTCGCGATGTATTCCGGTAAAAAACAGTTCGTTACTTGGAACGACGGCCGATTTGATCCGTTTTATAAAGGCCTCGGGCTGACACCGCCGCCTGGTCTGACATCCAATGTGGGGCAGCTGACGCTGGAAGGATTGGCTGACTTGAACCCGGATCATTTGTTTCTCATCAACAATTGGCAGACGCCTGTTGAGGGCGGGGTTCGCAATGATTTGAAGGACGATGGGGTATGGAACAGTCTGAACGCCGTCAAGCAAGATCATGTGTACTTCTTGGAGGACCCCTCGCTTCCGGGGCCTATGGCTCTGGCCAAAATCGACGGCATCGAATCGATTATGAAAGCTTTGGCCAAATAGGACAGGCTGCAATCGGTGCTACGCCAAATTCTTATCCAAGGAGTTGGACGGCTGATAAAGGGCATGAACCTGGAGACCAATTAAATGACAGAATGATGCTGATCCTGCACTTCTCATGCGGGCAGGTCATGAATACAAAGCGCAAGCTTCGGGGCAGTCTGGCCCCTAGCCTGCGCTTTTTTGTATATGTTCAGTATAGGCTTTACGCCAAAAACATTAGTGAAAAATGACATCATGGCTGCGAAATGACGAGAATATCTCCGCATCGATATCGATGGAAAAGCGTGTCTCATGTCTGAATCGCTAGCAGGACAAGAATGAGGCGGGAAATAAGAAAAAAACATCGAAGTAATAAAATTCCATAACAGAAGTTTAACTCATGGATCAAATAAGTAAGTGATAATAATCACGGACTATTCGAACAAATATGACAATTCGTCGAACAATAGCTTAAAGAAAGGCCAATGTGAACAATTATCAAAATCGTCGATTTTGCTGAAATACGATCAAATTTGGCTGAATTTAAACTTTTGTTTCAAAAACAGAGAAGGAAAACGGAAAATAAATGTAAATTTATAGTAAAAATGTAATTCACTATGAATTGTCATTATTAAGTAGCTTACCTAACATAGTGGTAGATAATTAATACTACCATCCCTAGAAGAGTGGATGGTGCGTGATATTGCTGGAAAGGGGTAACGGAATTTTATGAAAAGGAAAGGATTGCTGCTGGCCGTTTTCTCAGCGCTTCTTGTCCTCTTGACCGGTTGTAATTCGCTAGCCGTATTGAACCCGAAAGGGCCGGTAGCGAAGACGCAGTCTAATGTAATTATTTTCTCAATGCTGGTCATGGCGCTAATCTTGCTGGTTGTCTATGTCTTGTACATCTTTATGCTTACGAAGTATCGTGCTTCCAAGGCGGCTCCAGATTATGAACCGCCGCATGTAGAGGGCAGCAAATGGCTGGAATTCACATGGATAGCTATTCCGGTCGTTATCGTTACGATCCTGTCGGTAGTTACAGTTCGGACTACCAATGCCTTGGATAAGGTACCGGCAGGCTATGAAGATCAAAAACCGTTAGTTATTTATGCATCATCCTCCAACTGGAAATGGCATTTCAGCTATCCGGAGGAAGGAATTGAGACCGTTAACTATGTTAACATTCCGACAAATCGTCCGATTGAGTTCAGACTCTACTCCTACGGACCGATCACCAGCTTCTGGGTTCCGCAATTAGGCGGACAGAAATACGCGATGAGCGATATGGTAACCAAGCTCGATCTCGTTGCGGAGCACGAAGGCTCATTTATAGGTAAGAACTCCAACTTCTCCGGTAAAGGGTTCGCCGATATGGAATTTGAAGTTCTGGCGATGTCGAATGCGAAATATGGCGAGTGGGTGAATGAGGTCAAGAATACAGCTGCTCCATTGACTGAAGAGCAGTTCAATTCCCTGCTGGATACTGCGAAGGTAGGCAGACAGACATATTCCTCGACACATTTGGAATTCAGTCCAGCACCTGAGGGTGAGCATGCAGGCCACAATCATGGCGGAGGCTCCGATGATAATTCACAAATGGATCATTCCGATATGGATATGAATATGGACCACTCCGACACAAAGGACGACGGGGCTGAACATGCCTCACACGGAAATTAAGGAACAGAAGGGAGTATGCTTGACATGAAATGGGACGAATTTTTCGTCACTGGCGAACCGATGATTTATGGTGCGATGGTCAGTATCGTAGTCGCATCCTTGGCAATTGTCATCGGCTTGACCTATTTTAAAAAATGGGGCTACCTGTGGCGCGAGTGGCTGACAACGGTTGACCATAAGCGAATCGGTATCATGTATATTATCAGTGCGCTCTTGATGTTGTTCCGGGGCGGCGTTGACGCGCTGCTCATGCGGTCGCAGCTTGCGATTCCAGAGAACGGGCTTCTTGATGCGCAGCACTATAATGAGATATTTACGACTCACGGGGTTATTATGATCCTGTTCATGGCAATGCCGTTCATTATCGGTCTGATGAACGTAGTCGTGCCGCTGCAGATTGGTGCGCGCGACGTTGCATTTCCGAGACTGAATGCGGTCAGCTTCTGGCTATTCTTCGCCGGAGCAATGCTGTTCAACCTATCCTTCGTCATCGGCGGTTCGCCGGACGCAGGATGGACGGCTTACTTCCCGCTGGCCAGCAATGAGTTTAGCCCATCGGTGGGCATGAACTATTACTCGATAGCAATTCAGATTGCCGGTATCGGTACGCTGATGACGGGCGTTAACTTCATTGCTACCATTCTGAAGATGCGTGCGCCTGGTATGAAGCTGATGAAGATGCCGATGTTCACTTGGTCTGTCTTGATCACTTGCGTTATTATCCTGTTCGCGTTCCCGGTTCTTACGGTAGCGCTAGCGCTGATGATGTTCGACCGAATGTTTGGCTCTCAATTCTTCACGATGGCCAACGGCGGTATGGATATGCTCTGGGCCAACCTGTTCTGGGTATGGGGCCATCCGGAAGTATATATTGTTATTCTCCCGGCGTTCGGTATTTTCAGTGAAGTGATCGCGACCTTCTCGCGGAAGAACCTTTATGGATATTCCTCGATGGTAGGCAGTATGGTTATCATCTCATTGCTGTCCTTCCTCGTATGGGCTCACCATTTCTATACGATGGGTCATGGGGCAATGGTCAATGGCGTATTCTCCATAACGACGATGCTCATCGCGGTTCCGACCGGGGTGAAGATATTCAACTGGCTGCTTACGCTTCATAAAGGGAAGATTGAGTTTACGACACCGATGTTGTACTCACTTGCGTTCATTCCGATCTTTACGATCGGTGGGGTTACCGGTGTCATGCTCGCTATGGCGAGTGCCGACTATCAGTACCATAATACGATGTTCCTGGTTGCTCACTTCCACTATGTGTTGATTCCAGGCACAGTATTTGCCGTTATCGCTGGTTTCTATTACTGGTTCCCGAAATTGTTCGGATTCCGCTTGAACGAGCGTCAAGGCAAACTGGCTTTCTGGGTCATTGCAATCAGCTTCAACGTAACGTTCTTGCCGTTGTTCTTGCTTGGACTCAATGGCATGACGCGCCGGATGTACACTTATTCGGCAGATACAGGCTTTGGCCCGCTCAATATGATCGCAACGATCGGCGCTTTTGGCCTGGCAATTGGATTTATTATTCTGGTTTATAATATTTACTGGAGTTTCCGCTATGCGCCTAGAGAGACGAATGGCGATCCTTGGAACGCACGTACGCTTGAATGGAGCACGCATAGTCCGATTCCAGATTATAACTTCGCCATCGTTCCTACGGTTCAAGGACGTGACCCGTTCTGGGAGCATAAGAAGGGTGGACATCAGCTCTATAAAGGTAATTATGAAGAGATTCATATGCCAAATAACAGCGGCCAACCAGTCATACTCGGAGGTATCTTCTTCTTCTTTGGATTTGCTATGATATTCGGCTGGTGGATTCCGGCGATCATCGGTGGGCTTGGTGTAATTGTAATGTTGGCAGTTCGTTCGTTCGAACGCGATCACGGGCATCATATCCCGGTTCGTGAAATTGAAGAAACGGAAGCTAGATTGCGGGGTGAACAGGCATGAAGTTAGATAACTCTTTGCCTTTGGAATACCGTTCAGAAGAGAATAGTAATCGGATTTTCGGTTTTTGGCTGTTCCTTGGCGCGGAAATCGTGTTGTTCTCAACGCTGTTCGCCGTCTATTTCACACTCTGGAATCGGACCGGCAACGGCCCGAGCGGTAAAGAAATATTCGAGATCGGTCCGGTTCTGATCGAGACCTTCGTGTTGCTCACAAGCAGCTTCACGATTGGTCTGATGATCAACAGTATGCGTCACGGAATGCAAAAGGCAGCTATGGTCTTTTTCTTCATCACTTTAGTGCTTGGTCTGATCTTCCTTGGTGTAGAAATTACCGAGTTCGTGACCTATATTAATGAAGGAGCAACGATTTCAACGAGCGCCTTCATGTCCAGTCTGTTCGTTCTGCTTGGTACGCACGGTGCCCACGTAACCTTGGGCTTGCTGTGGGGGGCAGGCATTATGATACAGATCAAACGCGAGGGCTTCACGCTTGATACAGCGAATAAATCATTTATTTTCTCGCTTTATTGGCACTTCCTTGACGTTGTCTGGATCTTTATCTTCAGCTTCGTATATCTGAAAGGAATGATGTGACATGAAAAAATTATTCCCTGTCCACCATGTCATGGGATATGTGTTCTCGCTGATCCTTTCGGTCGTCGCTCTGTCCGTCATTCTATGGGATATGCCACTGGCTGTCGGTATGACGATCCTGCTTGTCTGTGCGGCGATCCAGATGGGCGTCCAACTGTTCATGTTCATGCATATCGGCGAGACCGGATCCAAGACTTCACTGTATACCAACATCGCTTATGCTTTGTTCGTTGGGCTTGTAACCGTTTTTGGTACGCTATTTACCATGATCTGGGGATATCAATAAAGTTAGACGAGGCATTCGTTTCGGTCTAGTAACCAGAATCACCCCGTACCTTCTGTAATGAAGGTACGGGGTGACTTTTTGTATCGACGGATTGGCAGGGGGCATCGCTGTCTAATGCCTGTAACCGATTGAAAGGTTGCCTGGATTGCGATATTATGATGTAAAGGTCCAATATAGCGAGGTGATAACATGGCGGAACAAGAAGAGAAGAAGCATGGCGCGACAGATGAGTGCTGCGGCGGTGAGGGCGAATGCCATGTCCGTCATAGCCATCATTCCGAAGCTGTGAAGAGCAATTTGACGAGCCGCTTGAACCGGATTGAAGGTCAGATTCGCGGCATTAAAGGTATGATCGAGAAGGATACGTATTGTGATGATGTTCTGAATCAGATCGCGGCAGTTCAATCAGCACTGAATAGTGTTGGTAAGCTGCTCTTAGAGGGTCATATGAAGAGTTGCGTGATTGAGCGGATTCAGGCCGGTGAGATGGATGTAGTTGATGAACTGCTGGTCACCGTAAATAAATTGATGAAGTAATACGCGCGAAATATACCCCGTACTAGTATGTCAAAAGAGTAAGCCCCACAAGTTCATAACTTGTGGGGCTTGCTGTTTATTTTAACGAGATTTCAAACTGTGATCCTGGGTCGCCTATAAAGGCGATGAAACCATTCTCAGGCAGTACTACTTCATTCACGCC
The window above is part of the Paenibacillus lutimineralis genome. Proteins encoded here:
- a CDS encoding ABC transporter substrate-binding protein — encoded protein: MKRIKSKAVLLLLAASIGIAGCGVQNAEGTGETVTKASGGNQPTAQTKAAASEEDYPRTIKHLSGTTVIEAKPEKIATPYIAFVDYLAVLDEYPVSAQGVETIISNFPSLSKRLAGKSITDLGMEADIERLLASSPDLILAADDMAEQYEQLSKIAPTVVLPQAGDWRETLQEIARIIGKEQKATEVLAEFDRKSAEYKEKLAFRHNETVMFAMYSGKKQFVTWNDGRFDPFYKGLGLTPPPGLTSNVGQLTLEGLADLNPDHLFLINNWQTPVEGGVRNDLKDDGVWNSLNAVKQDHVYFLEDPSLPGPMALAKIDGIESIMKALAK
- the qoxD gene encoding cytochrome aa3 quinol oxidase subunit IV, with translation MKKLFPVHHVMGYVFSLILSVVALSVILWDMPLAVGMTILLVCAAIQMGVQLFMFMHIGETGSKTSLYTNIAYALFVGLVTVFGTLFTMIWGYQ
- a CDS encoding metal-sensitive transcriptional regulator translates to MAEQEEKKHGATDECCGGEGECHVRHSHHSEAVKSNLTSRLNRIEGQIRGIKGMIEKDTYCDDVLNQIAAVQSALNSVGKLLLEGHMKSCVIERIQAGEMDVVDELLVTVNKLMK
- a CDS encoding diaminopimelate dehydrogenase, with translation MTSTIKVGIVGYGNLGRGVEKAIKQNPDIELRAIFSRRNPDDVAAANGVVHISEIEKYKGDIDVLILCGGSATDLPQQGPEFAAMFNTVDSFDTHAKIPEYFEQVNDAATKGGNVSLISTGWDPGLFSLNRLLAQSVLPEGKEYTFWGKGVSQGHSDAIRRVAGVKNGVQYTIPVEAAVERVRKGENPELSTREKHLRECFVVAEEGADLAKIESEIKEMPNYFADYDTIVHFISEEELKKDHSAMPHGGMVLRSGKTGENNTQIYEFALKLDSNPEFTASVLVAYARAVYKLSQAGQSGARTVFDIPFGLMSPKSPEQLRKEIL
- the qoxB gene encoding cytochrome aa3 quinol oxidase subunit I codes for the protein MKWDEFFVTGEPMIYGAMVSIVVASLAIVIGLTYFKKWGYLWREWLTTVDHKRIGIMYIISALLMLFRGGVDALLMRSQLAIPENGLLDAQHYNEIFTTHGVIMILFMAMPFIIGLMNVVVPLQIGARDVAFPRLNAVSFWLFFAGAMLFNLSFVIGGSPDAGWTAYFPLASNEFSPSVGMNYYSIAIQIAGIGTLMTGVNFIATILKMRAPGMKLMKMPMFTWSVLITCVIILFAFPVLTVALALMMFDRMFGSQFFTMANGGMDMLWANLFWVWGHPEVYIVILPAFGIFSEVIATFSRKNLYGYSSMVGSMVIISLLSFLVWAHHFYTMGHGAMVNGVFSITTMLIAVPTGVKIFNWLLTLHKGKIEFTTPMLYSLAFIPIFTIGGVTGVMLAMASADYQYHNTMFLVAHFHYVLIPGTVFAVIAGFYYWFPKLFGFRLNERQGKLAFWVIAISFNVTFLPLFLLGLNGMTRRMYTYSADTGFGPLNMIATIGAFGLAIGFIILVYNIYWSFRYAPRETNGDPWNARTLEWSTHSPIPDYNFAIVPTVQGRDPFWEHKKGGHQLYKGNYEEIHMPNNSGQPVILGGIFFFFGFAMIFGWWIPAIIGGLGVIVMLAVRSFERDHGHHIPVREIEETEARLRGEQA
- the qoxA gene encoding cytochrome aa3 quinol oxidase subunit II → MKRKGLLLAVFSALLVLLTGCNSLAVLNPKGPVAKTQSNVIIFSMLVMALILLVVYVLYIFMLTKYRASKAAPDYEPPHVEGSKWLEFTWIAIPVVIVTILSVVTVRTTNALDKVPAGYEDQKPLVIYASSSNWKWHFSYPEEGIETVNYVNIPTNRPIEFRLYSYGPITSFWVPQLGGQKYAMSDMVTKLDLVAEHEGSFIGKNSNFSGKGFADMEFEVLAMSNAKYGEWVNEVKNTAAPLTEEQFNSLLDTAKVGRQTYSSTHLEFSPAPEGEHAGHNHGGGSDDNSQMDHSDMDMNMDHSDTKDDGAEHASHGN
- a CDS encoding helix-turn-helix transcriptional regulator, which produces MEKSDFHENFDLFFDSIHAGLPEIRKDFAGQLPEQPEFGHKSIRRWSQRSDMEIVVSEFTLNKDYAFSLQPRAAMVEVNCCLLGKREISLPDSSHQATAGSFALQFGKPGAAQFEFAGGEPFRMLSIGIPVKTFNGFMEQAWDTGAMVDFERIIGSRHLRVFQEKIGPAVSFLLKRFASAVGKPGACNLELECHALEIFMLACRMCLKEEDESSRAVALSRDEMDKLREARLIMKERLVDPPTLIELSRLIGLNDYKLKAGFKELYGTTVFGYLKDERLRQAMLMLQTGRVNVGEAACAVGYLNPSYFAEAFRSKYGVNPGLFIKEVKTESGRYPSLL
- the qoxC gene encoding cytochrome aa3 quinol oxidase subunit III, which gives rise to MKLDNSLPLEYRSEENSNRIFGFWLFLGAEIVLFSTLFAVYFTLWNRTGNGPSGKEIFEIGPVLIETFVLLTSSFTIGLMINSMRHGMQKAAMVFFFITLVLGLIFLGVEITEFVTYINEGATISTSAFMSSLFVLLGTHGAHVTLGLLWGAGIMIQIKREGFTLDTANKSFIFSLYWHFLDVVWIFIFSFVYLKGMM